The Streptococcaceae bacterium ESL0729 genome has a segment encoding these proteins:
- the glpK gene encoding glycerol kinase GlpK — protein sequence MVEDKYIMAIDQGTTSSRAIIYDKKGNHISSSQKEFTQYFPQEGWVEHNANEIWNSVQSVIAGSFIESGIKPDQIAGIGITNQRETTIIWEKETGRPIYNAIVWQSRQSAGIANQLKKDGYEDFFHKKTGLVIDAYFSATKIRWILDNVEGAQERAEKGELLFGTIDSWLVWKLTDGDVHVTDYSNASRTMLFNINDLKWDQEILDLLNIPVAMLPRVASNSEIYGETQAYHFFGSKVPISGMAGDQQAALFGQMAFEPGMVKNTYGTGSFIVMNTGESPQYSDNKLLTTIGYGINGKIYYALEGSIFVAGSSIQWLRDGLHMIENSSDSEAAAKKSTNDDEVYVVPAFVGLGAPYWDQEARGSMFGLTRGTSDNDIVKATLQSIAYQVRDVIETMEADTGINIPVLKVDGGAANNSYLMQFQSDILDVPVQKAGNLETTALGAAFLAGLAVGYWKDIDEIREFYALGDMFEADMDAGRREDLYKGWKRAVKATRLFASDKEGEK from the coding sequence ATTGTGGAAGACAAATATATTATGGCCATCGACCAAGGTACAACAAGCTCAAGGGCAATTATTTATGATAAAAAAGGTAATCACATAAGTAGTTCCCAAAAGGAATTCACCCAGTACTTCCCCCAAGAAGGTTGGGTTGAGCATAATGCCAATGAAATCTGGAATTCAGTGCAATCAGTAATAGCAGGTTCTTTTATTGAGTCAGGGATTAAGCCTGATCAGATTGCAGGAATTGGTATTACTAACCAGCGTGAAACAACCATTATTTGGGAGAAGGAGACAGGTAGGCCCATCTATAATGCCATTGTCTGGCAGTCAAGGCAGTCAGCAGGTATCGCTAATCAGCTCAAGAAGGATGGTTATGAGGACTTTTTCCACAAGAAAACAGGGCTTGTAATCGATGCTTATTTTTCAGCAACCAAGATTCGCTGGATTTTAGATAATGTTGAAGGTGCCCAGGAGCGAGCTGAAAAGGGAGAGCTTTTATTTGGTACCATTGATAGCTGGTTGGTTTGGAAGCTTACTGATGGTGATGTCCACGTGACTGACTACTCTAATGCCAGCAGAACCATGCTCTTTAATATTAATGACTTGAAGTGGGACCAAGAGATTTTGGACCTCCTAAATATACCTGTGGCCATGCTTCCAAGGGTGGCTTCAAATTCAGAAATTTACGGAGAAACTCAGGCCTATCACTTCTTTGGTAGTAAGGTTCCAATTTCAGGAATGGCAGGAGACCAGCAGGCAGCACTCTTTGGTCAGATGGCCTTTGAGCCTGGGATGGTGAAAAATACCTACGGGACTGGTTCCTTCATCGTTATGAATACAGGGGAAAGTCCTCAGTATTCAGACAACAAGCTACTTACAACTATTGGATACGGTATTAACGGAAAAATCTACTATGCCCTTGAAGGAAGTATCTTTGTAGCCGGCTCATCTATCCAGTGGTTGAGAGATGGCCTACATATGATTGAAAACTCAAGTGATTCAGAAGCGGCCGCTAAAAAATCGACCAATGATGATGAAGTTTATGTGGTGCCAGCCTTTGTTGGACTTGGTGCTCCCTATTGGGATCAGGAAGCAAGGGGTTCGATGTTTGGTCTAACCCGCGGAACAAGCGACAACGATATTGTTAAGGCTACCCTGCAATCAATTGCCTACCAGGTGCGTGATGTTATTGAGACCATGGAGGCTGATACGGGGATCAACATTCCTGTCCTCAAGGTTGATGGGGGAGCTGCCAACAATAGCTACCTCATGCAGTTTCAGTCAGACATCTTAGATGTACCCGTTCAAAAGGCTGGAAATCTTGAGACTACAGCCCTTGGTGCAGCCTTTCTAGCAGGTCTTGCAGTAGGTTATTGGAAGGACATTGATGAAATCCGTGAATTTTATGCCCTAGGAGATATGTTTGAAGCCGATATGGATGCAGGTCGCAGGGAAGATTTATACAAGGGTTGGAAACGTGCTGTTAAGGCGACCAGGTTATTTGCTAGTGATAAGGAAGGGGAAAAATAA
- a CDS encoding helix-turn-helix domain-containing protein: MRIEALLDKRESLKIELLRYLILNDEVSLSELGHHLNLSINTLKLYMKELCELELMGSCGISFKLSQTFVSLSLRPGLNLDRITAFYLKDSLEFLFLRELMVEQKLSIVYLAQKFSISESSIFRRIKKLNLLLKEFGLFIKNGSMEGEEIQIRYFYFLIFEYMYQNSTSFFGEYFSKKQVRQVARDLLAEFSLDKVSSDLEARLLIWLEISRLRIRLLGDKKIPLRRANKIFQVDQLYQDIRPFVEVYARKLHSKNVDFESLALYAFVNSLGLLDEKRQYGYELLRSKRLPTAMLDVYIREYILKHYPTRRISLKLEKQVGFYLAKSSNRLFFFDGSLERYDWTNLLRRQKNLISRDLFRLASKLQAIALKELKNYKKEEPACGVKNYLLVSYINILSFIDFNSTGLVNIAIDQESLPIFALNYSHYLYQNLRMGQEGINIESYNPKQDYDLLITCRQSIKVNKNCKLYRLSEYESNYDLRQIEALIEEIKISNNLSEGI; the protein is encoded by the coding sequence ATGAGAATAGAAGCACTACTTGATAAAAGAGAGTCCTTAAAGATTGAGCTCTTGCGTTATTTAATCTTAAATGATGAGGTTAGTTTAAGTGAGCTTGGTCATCACCTTAATCTATCAATCAATACGCTAAAACTCTATATGAAGGAGCTTTGTGAGCTTGAGCTTATGGGTAGTTGTGGGATTAGCTTCAAGCTTAGCCAAACTTTTGTAAGCCTAAGCCTTAGGCCTGGCCTTAATCTTGACCGAATTACAGCCTTTTATCTCAAGGATAGTCTTGAGTTCCTTTTTTTAAGGGAGCTTATGGTTGAGCAGAAGCTATCGATTGTTTACCTGGCCCAAAAATTTTCGATCAGTGAATCGTCAATCTTTCGCAGGATAAAAAAACTTAATCTATTACTAAAAGAATTCGGTCTTTTCATCAAAAATGGCAGTATGGAAGGGGAAGAAATCCAGATTCGCTATTTTTACTTCCTTATTTTTGAATACATGTACCAAAATTCTACCAGCTTCTTTGGTGAATATTTTTCAAAGAAGCAGGTGAGGCAGGTAGCAAGAGATTTGTTGGCTGAATTTTCCCTTGATAAGGTCAGCTCAGACCTTGAGGCCAGGCTCTTAATTTGGCTGGAAATCAGTCGCTTGCGGATTCGTTTACTGGGTGATAAAAAAATTCCCTTAAGACGGGCTAATAAAATTTTTCAGGTGGACCAACTCTACCAGGATATTAGGCCCTTTGTTGAGGTCTATGCTAGGAAGCTTCATTCTAAGAATGTTGACTTTGAAAGTCTGGCCCTCTATGCCTTTGTCAACTCCTTGGGTCTTCTTGATGAGAAGAGGCAGTATGGCTATGAGCTTTTGCGGAGTAAGAGGCTTCCGACAGCCATGCTTGATGTCTATATTAGGGAGTATATTTTGAAGCACTATCCGACTAGGAGGATATCGCTTAAGCTTGAAAAGCAGGTTGGCTTTTATTTGGCTAAAAGTAGTAATCGCCTTTTTTTCTTTGATGGTTCCCTAGAAAGGTATGACTGGACTAATCTTTTAAGGAGGCAAAAAAATCTCATAAGTAGGGATTTGTTTAGGCTGGCTAGTAAATTACAGGCTATTGCCCTCAAGGAGCTTAAGAACTATAAGAAGGAGGAACCTGCCTGCGGGGTCAAAAATTACCTGCTGGTAAGCTATATCAATATCCTCTCCTTCATTGACTTTAATAGTACAGGTTTAGTCAATATTGCCATCGACCAAGAAAGTCTGCCCATATTTGCCCTAAATTATAGTCACTATCTTTATCAAAATTTAAGAATGGGTCAGGAGGGGATCAATATTGAAAGCTATAATCCCAAGCAGGATTATGATCTTCTAATAACCTGCCGGCAGTCAATCAAGGTCAATAAAAATTGCAAGTTGTATCGTCTGTCTGAATATGAAAGTAATTATGATTTAAGGCAGATTGAAGCCTTAATCGAAGAAATTAAGATTTCAAATAATCTTTCTGAAGGCATATAA
- a CDS encoding metal-dependent transcriptional regulator, translating to MKKHVNNANQEDYLKAIYQNGGLNNHVSNKVLSQKLKVSPPSVSEMLLKLAEKGYISYTPYKGAILSDKGAYDTARIINNHRIFERFLYDKLGYSLREVHDLAEELEHVKDPDFFYRLYNFLGQPTTCPHGSLIKQGEIIHEEYGESLLDFEDGDKILIKRFDDSTELLDFVEKSGLKLDQETELLKEGDEISLILPGAKIAISPDFAHKIYALKNPENQD from the coding sequence ATGAAGAAACATGTCAATAATGCTAACCAAGAAGATTACCTAAAAGCTATATATCAAAATGGAGGGCTCAACAATCATGTGTCCAATAAGGTGCTGTCCCAAAAACTCAAGGTCTCACCTCCATCGGTCTCTGAAATGCTTTTGAAGTTGGCAGAGAAGGGCTATATAAGCTATACCCCCTACAAGGGAGCAATTCTTAGTGATAAGGGGGCTTATGATACGGCAAGAATAATCAACAACCATCGAATTTTTGAGCGATTCCTGTACGATAAGCTGGGTTACTCCCTAAGGGAGGTCCATGACTTGGCAGAAGAGCTTGAGCATGTTAAGGACCCAGATTTTTTCTACCGCCTGTATAATTTTCTAGGCCAGCCAACTACCTGCCCTCACGGTAGCCTAATTAAGCAGGGTGAGATTATCCATGAAGAGTACGGGGAATCCCTTCTTGACTTTGAAGATGGCGATAAAATCCTTATTAAACGATTTGATGACTCAACTGAGCTTTTAGACTTTGTTGAAAAAAGTGGCTTAAAGCTTGATCAGGAAACTGAACTCCTTAAGGAAGGCGATGAGATCTCACTTATTCTTCCTGGAGCCAAGATAGCTATAAGTCCTGACTTTGCCCATAAAATTTATGCCCTTAAAAATCCAGAAAATCAGGACTAA
- a CDS encoding metal ABC transporter substrate-binding protein, which yields MRKKLTYLVLMLASFVALAACSKKSQDADSDKINVVASYSIIGDMVKNVGGDKVSVNNIVPVGVDPHSYEPTPEDSKKMDKADLVFYNGFNLETAKGWFEKMLVNSRKEDHAYELTKGVTPLYLTEDSSEKTEDPHAWLNIQNGIKYVENIKDQLVSYDAKNKDVYEKNAASYIAKLQRLDEEGAKKLLEIPEERRVLVTSEGAFKYFAKRYAMDAEYIWEINTDNQGTPEQMVRIDDIVKERDVPALFVETSVSPKTMEAVARNTGRKIASKLFTDSLAKEGEEGDSYYQMMEWNINNIYQGLK from the coding sequence ATGCGTAAAAAATTAACTTATCTAGTCTTAATGCTTGCCTCTTTTGTGGCCTTAGCTGCTTGTTCTAAAAAGAGTCAAGATGCAGATAGTGATAAGATAAATGTTGTTGCTTCCTACTCAATCATCGGAGACATGGTTAAAAATGTAGGTGGTGATAAGGTTTCAGTTAATAATATTGTACCTGTTGGAGTTGACCCCCACTCCTATGAGCCAACGCCTGAGGATAGTAAGAAGATGGATAAGGCTGATTTGGTTTTTTATAATGGCTTTAATCTTGAGACAGCCAAGGGTTGGTTTGAAAAGATGCTTGTTAACTCAAGAAAGGAAGACCATGCCTATGAGCTTACAAAAGGTGTGACTCCCCTTTATTTGACGGAAGATTCAAGTGAAAAGACAGAAGATCCCCATGCCTGGCTTAATATTCAAAACGGAATAAAATACGTGGAAAATATCAAGGATCAGCTGGTTTCATACGATGCTAAAAACAAGGATGTCTATGAAAAAAATGCCGCAAGCTATATTGCTAAACTGCAAAGATTAGATGAAGAAGGGGCCAAAAAATTACTTGAAATTCCTGAAGAAAGACGGGTTCTTGTAACCAGTGAGGGTGCCTTTAAGTATTTTGCTAAACGCTACGCCATGGATGCTGAATACATCTGGGAAATTAACACCGATAATCAAGGTACACCTGAGCAGATGGTAAGGATTGATGATATTGTTAAGGAGCGTGATGTTCCGGCCCTCTTTGTTGAAACAAGCGTTTCACCTAAAACCATGGAAGCTGTGGCAAGAAACACTGGTCGCAAGATTGCTTCCAAGCTCTTTACAGATTCTTTAGCCAAGGAAGGTGAGGAAGGTGATAGTTACTATCAAATGATGGAGTGGAACATAAATAATATTTACCAAGGTCTAAAATAA
- a CDS encoding metal ABC transporter permease produces MDILFWLADFLNLPVSMTNALLISVTLGIVSGILGSFIVLRQLSLMGDALSHAVLPGVAVSYMLGINALIGASIFGILAAMLIEFISKKSKLKADTAIGIVLSSFFALGIVLISNLKSGVDLNHVLFGNILAVTPQEIFQSVILMFVVIFIICLFYKELLITSFDPVISKAYGLKNDFYHYLLMFLLTIFTVSSLSEVGIVLVVAMLVIPSSTAYLWTKHLSKMILSSSLLGVLYGLVGVFISFHYNLPTSATIVLIGSLVFMISFVLSPKNNFINFTKYKRSK; encoded by the coding sequence ATGGATATTTTATTTTGGTTGGCTGATTTTTTAAATCTTCCAGTGAGTATGACCAATGCCCTCCTTATATCAGTGACCTTGGGAATAGTGTCTGGCATTCTTGGAAGTTTTATCGTTTTAAGGCAGCTGTCACTCATGGGCGATGCCCTCTCACATGCAGTTTTACCTGGTGTTGCGGTATCTTACATGCTTGGAATCAATGCCTTAATAGGTGCCAGTATCTTTGGAATCCTTGCGGCCATGCTGATTGAATTTATCAGCAAGAAAAGTAAACTCAAGGCTGACACGGCAATTGGGATTGTTTTATCTTCATTTTTTGCCCTAGGAATTGTCCTAATTAGTAATCTTAAGAGTGGAGTTGATTTGAATCATGTCCTCTTTGGAAATATTTTGGCGGTCACGCCCCAGGAGATTTTTCAGTCAGTCATCCTGATGTTTGTGGTAATTTTTATCATCTGCCTCTTTTACAAGGAGCTTTTGATTACAAGTTTTGATCCGGTTATTTCTAAGGCCTACGGCCTAAAAAATGATTTTTACCACTATCTTCTCATGTTTCTTTTGACGATTTTTACAGTATCCTCTCTTTCAGAGGTTGGGATTGTCCTTGTCGTTGCCATGCTGGTTATTCCTTCGTCCACGGCCTACTTGTGGACAAAGCATCTGTCTAAGATGATTTTAAGCTCAAGCCTTTTGGGTGTTCTCTATGGCCTGGTGGGAGTTTTTATCAGCTTTCACTATAATCTGCCAACAAGTGCAACCATTGTTTTGATTGGATCCCTTGTTTTCATGATTTCATTTGTTCTTTCACCGAAAAATAATTTTATCAATTTTACTAAATATAAAAGGAGTAAATAA
- a CDS encoding metal ABC transporter ATP-binding protein: MFKVKELSVSYGGREALKDINFEIDALGSSIGIIGPNGAGKSTFLKSLLGLIKKAGGDGYFNDRTIQSLKRRIAYVPQRSEIDLSFPITVFEVILTGTYPKLPLFKRPGVWERGLALKALEEVGLEDYKNAPLSSLSGGQLQRVFIARALAQEADYYFLDEPFVGIDMVSERIIIDIIDNLKAQGKTILTVHHDLNKVTDYFDNLIIINKELVGAGPVAEIFTRDMIGRAYGQTLFDLDLKGVKN, translated from the coding sequence ATGTTTAAAGTAAAGGAATTAAGTGTTTCCTACGGGGGGCGTGAGGCCCTAAAGGATATCAATTTTGAAATCGATGCCCTAGGAAGTTCAATTGGAATAATTGGCCCCAATGGGGCTGGTAAATCAACTTTTTTAAAGTCCCTTTTGGGCTTGATAAAAAAGGCAGGGGGAGACGGTTATTTTAATGACCGAACTATCCAATCTTTGAAGAGGAGGATTGCCTATGTTCCCCAAAGAAGTGAGATTGATTTGTCCTTTCCGATTACAGTTTTTGAGGTAATCTTGACGGGAACCTATCCCAAATTACCACTTTTTAAAAGACCTGGCGTTTGGGAAAGGGGGCTTGCTCTTAAGGCCTTAGAAGAGGTGGGTTTAGAGGATTATAAGAATGCTCCCTTATCGAGCCTTTCAGGTGGACAGCTTCAAAGGGTTTTTATTGCACGTGCCCTGGCTCAAGAAGCTGACTATTACTTTTTAGATGAGCCCTTTGTTGGAATCGATATGGTGAGTGAAAGAATAATCATTGATATTATTGATAATTTGAAGGCCCAGGGGAAGACCATTCTGACTGTCCATCATGATCTTAATAAGGTAACGGACTATTTTGATAACCTAATTATTATCAACAAGGAACTAGTGGGAGCTGGCCCAGTAGCTGAAATTTTCACTAGAGATATGATTGGGCGGGCTTACGGACAGACCTTGTTTGATCTTGATTTAAAGGGGGTAAAAAATTAA
- the lpdA gene encoding dihydrolipoyl dehydrogenase, translating to MVVGSQAKSVDLVVIGSGPGGYVAAIRAAELGQKVVIVERDNIGGVCLNVGCIPSKALINAGHAYYDQIHDEKKIMGVHSKGATLDWEETQKWKNDKVVKTLTGGVEMLLKKNKVEILRGEARFNDNQVLNVISGDESHLLEFKSCIVATGSRPIEIPNFKFEGRVVNSTGALSLPEVPKRFIIIGGGVIGSELAGAYANLGSEVIILEGLPHILNGFDQEMIDVALKQFTKKGIKVITNAMAKKSEQDENSVKVTYEVDGKEETIEADYCLVSVGRRPNTDEVGLNNTDVKLTDRGQIVVNNRQQSSVPHIYAIGDIVEGPMLAHKASYEAKVAAAVVAGEDFTNCAVAIPAVAYCDPELATMGETPESAKEKGLDVIVSKFPFAANGRAITMNETNGFVRIVSDKKEHVIIGAQIAGPGASDLISEFSLAIENGLTSEDISMTIHPHPTLGEAIMDTSELADGLPIHI from the coding sequence ATGGTTGTAGGTTCTCAGGCAAAAAGTGTTGATTTAGTTGTTATTGGAAGTGGTCCTGGAGGTTATGTTGCGGCCATCCGTGCAGCTGAGTTAGGACAAAAGGTCGTTATTGTTGAGCGTGATAACATTGGTGGAGTCTGTCTTAATGTGGGCTGTATCCCATCAAAGGCTCTAATTAATGCAGGTCATGCTTACTATGACCAAATCCATGATGAGAAAAAAATCATGGGAGTTCATTCTAAGGGAGCAACCCTTGATTGGGAAGAAACTCAGAAATGGAAGAATGATAAGGTTGTTAAAACCCTGACTGGAGGAGTTGAGATGCTCCTTAAAAAGAATAAGGTGGAAATCCTTAGAGGAGAAGCTCGTTTTAACGACAATCAAGTCTTAAATGTTATCTCAGGTGATGAGTCTCATCTGCTTGAATTTAAGTCATGTATCGTGGCGACAGGAAGCCGTCCCATTGAAATTCCTAACTTCAAATTTGAAGGACGAGTAGTAAATTCAACTGGTGCCCTCTCTCTTCCAGAGGTTCCAAAAAGATTTATTATTATCGGTGGTGGGGTTATTGGTTCAGAACTTGCAGGTGCATATGCCAATCTGGGGTCTGAGGTTATAATTCTTGAAGGACTGCCACATATTTTAAATGGTTTTGACCAAGAGATGATTGATGTAGCCCTTAAGCAGTTTACTAAAAAGGGAATTAAGGTCATAACTAATGCCATGGCTAAAAAATCTGAACAGGATGAAAATTCTGTTAAGGTTACCTATGAGGTTGATGGGAAGGAAGAGACAATTGAAGCTGACTACTGTCTAGTTTCTGTTGGTCGCCGTCCTAATACTGATGAGGTTGGGCTTAATAACACAGATGTTAAACTTACTGACCGCGGTCAGATTGTTGTCAATAATCGCCAGCAATCAAGTGTACCTCATATCTATGCCATTGGTGACATTGTTGAGGGACCAATGCTTGCCCATAAGGCAAGTTACGAAGCAAAAGTTGCTGCAGCAGTAGTTGCAGGAGAAGACTTCACCAACTGTGCAGTAGCCATTCCAGCTGTTGCCTACTGTGATCCTGAGCTTGCAACCATGGGAGAAACTCCTGAGAGTGCCAAAGAGAAGGGACTTGATGTTATAGTTTCAAAATTCCCATTTGCAGCCAATGGGCGTGCCATCACCATGAATGAAACAAATGGTTTTGTCCGAATTGTAAGCGACAAGAAGGAACATGTCATCATTGGAGCTCAAATTGCAGGCCCTGGAGCTAGTGATTTGATCAGTGAATTCTCCTTAGCCATTGAAAATGGTCTAACCAGCGAAGATATTTCAATGACCATCCATCCCCATCCAACCTTGGGTGAAGCAATCATGGATACAAGTGAACTTGCTGATGGTCTACCAATCCATATTTAA